A genomic region of Miscanthus floridulus cultivar M001 chromosome 3, ASM1932011v1, whole genome shotgun sequence contains the following coding sequences:
- the LOC136546512 gene encoding cinnamoyl-CoA reductase 1-like yields MAPPRRVCVTGGGGFIASWLVKLLLSRGYAVHATLRDPSDPKNAHLKELEKAPENLHLFKADVLDYDTLTPAVEGCEGIFHLATPVPEDKIVDPESEVLDTAVKGTLTVLKICSAAKVHKLVVMSSNAAVDFNPNWPQDIMKDESCLSDKEFCKENGDWYSVAKITAEQIALEYAVENGLNVVTLCLPLVFGPLLQPTVNTSSKFLIYVIKGGPDVMNNRLWHIVDVRDVADALLLLYEKKESSGRYICSPNHICTKDLVALLKKMYPKYSYINNILDVDQKASLTCQKLRDLGWEPRKLEETLSDSVECYVKAGLLRGLDGHPCRLPHLFRLACDSDVESSALAPWRVLLRYELVGVTRGLGTLLNCEHALK; encoded by the exons ATGGCGCCGCCGCGGCGTGTGTGCGTGACCGGGGGCGGCGGGTTCATTGCCTCCTGGCTCGTCAAGCTGCTCCTCTCCCGCGGCTACGCCGTCCACGCCACTCTCCGCGACCCAA GTGATCCAAAGAATGCCCATTTGAAGGAGCTGGAGAAGGCCCCTGAGAATCTGCATCTGTTCAAGGCCGACGTGCTAGACTACGACACGCTAACACCTGCAGTTGAGGGATGTGAGGGGATCTTCCATCTCGCCACTCCGGTGCCTGAAGATAAGATTGTTGATCCTGAG TCAGAAGTACTCGATACTGCTGTGAAAGGTACCTTAACTGTACTGAAGATATGCTCCGCTGCAAAGGTTCACAAACTTGTTGTGATGTCCTCCAACGCTGCTGTGGATTTTAACCCGAATTGGCCTCAGGATATAATGAAAGATGAGAGTTGCTTGTCAGACAAGGAGTTCTGCAAGGAAAATGGG GACTGGTATTCCGTCGCCAAGATTACTGCAGAACAGATAGCTTTGGAATATGCGGTTGAAAATGGCCTGAATGTTGTTACACTTTGCCTGCCTTTGGTTTTTGGCCCACTGTTGCAGCCTACGGTGAATACCAGCAGCAAATTCCTCATATATGTTATAAAAG GAGGTCCTGACGTGATGAACAACAGACTCTGGCACATAGTAGACGTCCGTGACGTGGCCGATGCTTTACTCCTGCTGTACGAGAAGAAAGAGTCGTCAGGGAGATACATCTGCTCGCCGAATCATATTTGCACAAAGGATTTGGTGGCCTTGCTGAAGAAGATGTACCCAAAGTACAGCTACATAAATAA CATCCTCGACGTCGATCAGAAAGCATCGTTAACATGTCAGAAGCTGCGGGACCTGGGCTGGGAACCAAGGAAACTGGAGGAGACGCTCTCGGACAGCGTCGAGTGCTATGTAAAGGCGGGGCTTCTCCGGGGTTTGGACGGGCATCCCTGCCGCCTTCCCCATCTCTTCCGTCTGGCATGTGATAGTGATGTCGAATCGAGTGCGTTGGCGCCTTGGCGGGTGCTTCTTCGTTATGAACTTGTGGGTGTCACTCGTGGCCTTGGAACGTTGCTGAACTGTGAACATGCCTTGAAATAA